One genomic window of Quercus robur chromosome 6, dhQueRobu3.1, whole genome shotgun sequence includes the following:
- the LOC126690280 gene encoding uncharacterized protein LOC126690280 has product MGSRIYRSIETVHRYFKVILRGVLKLYRALIRLRSEDTPPEIRNNRRFYPYFKDCVGAIDGTHVRASVPPEIQGRFRGRKDETTQNVLAAISFDLKFTYVLARWEGSAHDSRLLNDAFARPGGFSIPNEFSDRPPENAQELFNLRHSSLRTTIERGFGVLKKRFRVLDAEPFWSFPTQVKVVLACCVIHNHIMGVEPDDHIMEDVMNQVESSDHQQETQSRRESVEDSRSWNAKRDEICQAMWSDYTRSGE; this is encoded by the exons ATGGGTAGTCGGATCTATAGATCAATTGAGACTGTTCATAGATACTTCAAGGTCATCCTTAGGGGGGTCCTGAAATTATATAGAGCTCTAATAAGACTGCGTAGCGAAGATACACCCCCAGAGATAAGGAATAACAGAAGGTTTTacccatattttaag GATTGTGTTGGAGCAATAGATGGTACACATGTTCGTGCATCTGTGCCACCTGAAATACAAGGAAGATTTCGTGGTCGCAAAGATGAAACCACGCAAAATGTGTTAGCTGCCATTAGTTTTGACTTAAAGTTCACTTATGTATTGGCTAGATGGGAAGGCAGTGCACATGATTCACGTTTGTTAAATGATGCATTTGCTAGGCCAGGGGGATTTTCAATTCCCAATG AGTTTAGTGATCGTCCTCCTGAGAATGCGCAAGAATTGTTCAACCTTCGACACTCTTCATTGAGAACTACCATTGAGCGAGGGTTTGGAGTGTTGAAGAAACGTTTTCGAGTGTTGGATGCAGAACCATTTTGGTCTTTCCCAACCCAAGTGAAAGTAGTGTTAGCGTGTTGTGTGattcataatcacattatgGGGGTTGAACCAGATGACCATATTATGGAAGATGTAATGAACCAAGTAGAGTCTAGTGACCATCAACAAGAAACACAATCACGTCGGGAGTCCGTCGAAGATAGTAGATCGTGGAATGCTAAGAGAGATGAGATATGCCAAGCCATGTGGTCTGATTATACCAGGAGTGGAGAGTAG
- the LOC126689104 gene encoding uncharacterized protein LOC126689104, which produces MHEMMLRILTEEATKGNKPSSTFRAGSFALVAKEITAQFGVECHPSYVDNRMRTLRTMWSTIQTLRKKNGFGWDDNLKMITCDAKTYQEEVMAHRKHAEYLNKKIDFYDELAIVVGKDTATGGFSKSYVDIENEPDNGDSVEFVADNVEEGVVEKGKNAVESSTTGSGISKSRKRGRAPSNADDSVLTDLSDQLKEIAVALKEINRGPVDYTALYNEVMTMMADGYSEDMLATAFHHLCENEKTARGFLAKNARLRKLWLDGFLFAQI; this is translated from the exons ATGCATGAAATGATGCTTAGGATACTTACAGAGGAGGCTACAAAGGGCAATAAGCCCTCTAGTACTTTCAGGGCCGGCTCCTTTGCTCTTGTAGCGAAGGAGATAACGGCCCAATTCGGGGTTGAGTGCCACCCGTCCTATGTTGACAACCGGATGCGAACTCTAAGGACCATGTGGTCCACTATTCAAACTCTTAGAAAGAAGAATGGATTTGGTTGGGACGATAATCTGAAAATGATAACTTGCGACGCTAAAACATATCAAGAAGAAGTTATG GCGCATCGAAAGCATGCAGAatatctaaacaaaaaaattgacttttatGATGAATTAGCGATTGTTGTGGGGAAGGACACAGCCACGGGTGGCTTTTCTAAGTCTTATGTGGATATTGAAAATGAGCCAGACAATGGGGATAGTGTGGAGTTTGTTGCAGACAATGTGGAGGAAGGTGTGGTTGAGAAAGGGAAGAATGCAGTTGAGTCATCCACCACTGGGTCGGGAATTTCCAAGTCCCGCAAAAGAGGGCGTGCACCTTCTAATGCTGATGATAGTGTGCTAACTGATCTATCTGATCAGTTGAAGGAAATAGCTGTGGCTCTGAAAGAAATCAATCGGGGTCCGGTGGATTACACAGCTCTATACAATGAGGTAATGACTATGATGGCGGATGGATATAGCGAAGATATGCTCGCAACTGCCTTCCACCATCTTTGTGAAAATGAGAAGACAGCTCGTGGATTTCTAGCCAAGAATGCTAGGTTGAGGAAGTTGTGGTTAGATGGTTTTTTGTTCGCacaaatttaa